A stretch of DNA from Cryptomeria japonica chromosome 4, Sugi_1.0, whole genome shotgun sequence:
CTTAGTCAGCTAAACTGGCTTTATCTTGATATCAACAGCTTAACAGGACCTATCCCCGTTGCCCTTTCAAATTGCACTCATCTCCAACTGTTGGCGTTAGATCAGAACAACTTAAACGGCTCAATTCCATGGGAGTTTGGAAGGTTGTCAGAGTTGCAACTACTGTATTTGTGGGGAAACCAACTCACTGGAGAAATACCCACCTCACTGGGTAATTGGACTCACCTGCAATTGCTGTCTTTGGATCAGAACCAGCTGAGCGGCACAGTGCCCCTGGAATCTGGGAAAATGCAGCAGCTGAGATGGTTTGGTTTGTGGGGAAATCATTTAGAGAGTGGAAGCAGTGGTTTGTCTATTCTAACAGTGTTGACTAATTGCTCCGGCTTGGAACATCTTGATTTGGGATCTAATTATCTCACTGGCGTCTTGCCCATTTCAATTGGTCGCCTTTCAAATTCACTTTCATACTTAGATTTGCGGTCAAATGAAATTGGGGGAAATATACCAGATGAGATTGGTAATCTAACAAATTTGACAGAAGTACACCTAGATGCAAACCGATTCAAAGGGACCATTCCATCTGCACTCAGTAAACTTCCGAATTTGGAGAGACTAACTTTGGACACAAACAATTTACACGGAAGAATTCCAAAAATTTTTGGCCAATCAAAAAGACTTGGATTGATGTCACTCACTGAGAACATGCTTTCAAGACAAATTCCAGAAAGTCTTGGCAAGCTTCCACAATTAAGAAGGCTTTATCTTCATCACAATCAGCTATCAGGGAAAATACCTGCCAGTTTAGGGAGATGCAAGACGTTGGAAATGGTGGACTTGGCGCACAACAAGCTAACAGGAAATATACCTCCTGATGTTGCAGGTCTTCAGAATCTCCAGTTCTATTTCAACGTTTCCAGAAATTTATTGCAAGGTTCTATTTTGGAAATGAGCAAAATGATTATGGTTTTAGCCATAGATGTTtctcaaaacaatttctccggtagCATTCCCAGTGCATTGGCAAGTTGAAAGGGGCTGGAATATCTAAATCTTTCTGGAAATGCGTTTGAGGGGCCAATCCCTGCATCCCTATCAGATTTGCAAAATCTGAAGTACATGGATCTTTCTTGCAATAATTTGTCAGGTACAATACCGGTGGCTTTCAAAAAGATGAAAATGCTCCAACACCTCAATCTCTCTTCAAACAGCTTAACTGGAGAGGTCGCAAAGGGAGGAGCTTTTGCAACACTTGATGCCTCAGAAGTTATGAAAAATCTTGGCCTCTGTGGTGGATGGATAAACTTGCCACCATGCTCTCATTCCAATCACAAACACCCACCAGTCTCCAAAAATGTAATAATTCCTGTTGTAGTCGGCATTGCAATATTGATCATGTCTCTTCTATTGGTAGTATATTCCTATAGATCATGCAAACATTCTACTGCCCCTGCTCTCAAAGTATGGCCTCAAAAAATTTCATATGAAGAACTTGCAAATGCAACTGGTGGGTTCAATGTTGAAAATCTTTCAGGAATGGGTAGTTTTGGGTCGGTTTATAAAGGGATTCTACAGAATGGTACAAATATTGCTGTTAAAGTTCTCAAGTTGCAAGATGAACATGCTCAGCAAAGTTTCAGTAGAGAATGCAATGCATTAGAGAGAGTTCGACATCGAAATGTAATTAAAATCATTTCAGCATGCTCCAACCTTGATTTTAAGGCCTTAATTCTTCCATTCATGTCAAATGGAAGTTTAGAGAAATGGCTATACCCTCCTGAAGGGGGTGGATGCAGATTAAATTTGAGTGATCGAATAAGGATAGCAATGGAGATAGCACAAGGAATGGCATACCTTCACCATTAATGCTTTGTTCATGTGATTCACTGTGACCTCAAGCCCAACAATGTTCTATTAGGAGATGACATGACTTCATACATAGCAGATTTTGGCATTTCCAATATTATTTTTGGAAATTCCATGGATTCTTTGAATTCTACAGATGCACTTAAAGGATCTGTTGGCTACATTGCACCGAGTACAGATTTCTTGCTATTGAACTATACAAtttcactaattttttttttttatcttagagACCATCAAATGCATCAAATGACTAACAAGTAACTTATTGTTCTTTAATTGATATTATAGAGTATGGAATAGGTGGAAATCTTACTACTAAAGGAGATGTGTACAGTTATGGAATTTTGATTTTAGAGTTGTTGACAAGGAAGAGACCAACAGAGGATATATTCGGTGAAGGAATGAATCTACAAAAATGGATAGAAATGCATTTTCCTAATAGAATCTCAGATGTGGTGGATAATTTTCTGCTAATAGATGCTCATGAATCAGAGACATCAATGGTAATGGAATGCCTTACTCAATTTATACAAATTGGGTTGTTTTGCACAAGGGAGTCACCTCAAGAGCGACCTGATATAACTGAGATAATTGATAGATTAAATACAATTAGAGGTACATTTATTGGTACCCCTAAAACTCCTCAATTACCAATAGATATCACACCTTTTATTGATAATGAAAGAAATATGAAAATGCCAAGGAGGGAAAATAGGGGAAGTTCGTCTATGTCTACATCCTAAGCCAAAAGAATTTTTCTTGCTTTATTTTTTGTCCAATCCAAAACACATGATGTCCTAATGTATCATTTTGGATAGTATAGCCTATTGtgagtagatgaaaaaatattataatattttttcctTGTGCTACTTATATGGTTTACTACTATGACATGATTTAGGTTCTCACATTTGAAACTGTGAGTGAatgtgatgtattttggacataTCAATCATCTGGATACATGGTTAAGTATATATCTTAATAGAATGGAAAATCTCAGAAAAGAGATATatagtttttattattattaaatataaaatattttgtagtatTACTTCTATTATTTCTGAATTAGACTGTGTTATTATTTTTTGTAtcgatgtttcagatcacactccatgatccatcatcaaaacaACAGAGATCTAAGAAAAACATAAGATGAATACTGTATATTAATTTTTGAATGCTAAATAGttgttaaatttatattatttttataaattttttataaaaaaatatttagaaatcaATGGTTTGTTCTAAATTCTATACATCCTCAAAACTACCAAAATCTATTTCAATCGCCATTGTTAAATGAAAATCTAAAAGACTAGGCACAGTATAAGGAGAATGCTATTGTTAACAGATTGTGAAATTTTAGAACTTTAAGCCTACACAATCATCCTTGTATAAATATTTCATTGCACATTAGTACAACACGAAGGACAGACATAAGGTTGAGCGGGTGAAAAATTCTCTTTTCTTTCCACAAAAATTTCTGTGTGAGATGACATGATTACAGCATTCTGTACATCGTCATTAACAATGCTATTTGAAGAAGCAGAGTAAGTGGTCATTGTATATATACACTGTACAGTTAAAGTCACATGTTGCTATCATATCAGTATAACATCTGTGCTAGATAGTGGAGATTATAGTGCATTCCATAAGCATTATGTTTAAACAGATATGATTCATTCCCAATCTTTTGAGGGGGAAATATTATTGAACAACTGGATTCAGACTCGGAGGGAATGCAATCCAAATTTGAACAACAATGCCTCTCCAATTATTGAGGTGTTTGGGAAGGTGGGGATGAACAATGTTTACAGCAGCATAAGTTGCAATGTGACATAGCCTCCCAGTTTGATTTAAATGGGCAAATTAAGGGAGAAACTAAAGAGTTGATTAGTGAAAATCTGCAAGGAAAGAAGTGTATAGTGATTTTAGATTAAATTAGGTTAATTTCAAAAACAAAGATAAGAATTGACAgttgaaaatattattataaaaaaattaattgtaaTGGATTAGATTGTTTTGTTCTCAAATTAATGATGAAATATGGTTGTGTAGACTAGTACACTTAACTGATTTTAATGATGATATATTTGGCACTTCATGCACCACCACATTTTGCTGAAGGATTCATGTAATCTTATTTGTATATGAAACTGTTGTTTTTATGCTATCTTTGGAGTTGTGTTTGTATCCTCCTTTGTTTTGTAAAATGATTTGTTCAtcaatatttttatgttttttaatgtgAGGTTTTTTAGATTTTTGAGGATAAGATTCTTTGTACAATAACTTTCGAGTTCTTGCTTTCTCATTTAAATATATCTTGTATAATTCATGCATGAGGTTTATCTATCTCAAATGACATATCGTTtagtatttttataattttttctagTATCAAATGACTTGATCAACTATTGGATTATAGAGAATTCTTTCAATTTTGACCACCTTTCCTTCCTAAACAAATTTAACATATTGgtgtaaaagaaaaagaatagTCTCACATTGTTCTATCCCTAGTCTTTCAAGTAATATGCATTTGCAACCTAAATATAACTAATATTATTGTAAATAATAGAAAGAGGGAACATAGTTGCCCAAGGATTGAGAAATAGTTGAGATAGATGTAAATATTTAATGAGAAAGTGAAATGTACTAAACAATAAGGAGGATCTTGCAAATCTACATGATCATGCCTCCTATCCTTATAAAAGATAGATGAGAATGGAAATATTGACCATATTGGCTTAGTATTCTTTTTGTATATCTGAGTTATAATATCGAGCTAATAAGTATATAGAATTTTTATTGCATATATGTGTCTAGATTTATTACTATGTAAGTGACTATCAAGTATATCTCACATGAGATTTCAAATCCCTCATCCTTAGGTGAGTAGCCTCTAAAATGACATGTCAATGAGTCAGGTTATCTAAATGCTTAACAATTATCTTATACATGAATATGAATTTGGCCAACATTTTGGCTCCATTACTAGGACCCCATGTTGATCTATATGCAATATGAGGTATGTGGCAAGTAACACATGGTGATGCTCATTAGTGATTTAGAGTAAAATGTTTGGAATATACATGGCAAGAGGGGCTAGTTGATGAATTGTCATATGAATGGTGTAAGCATATGTTGTATGATGATTTATATGAAGCTTTCTTTGTAGAGATGCCAAGTTATTTGTTTAAATGGTTATCATTATGGTATGCTTGTGTTGGAGAGGATAATAGCATAAAATACACTTGTACTAAACAACTTAGAAGTTTAATTTGGACTTGTGGCATGGACATGTGTTTGTGAGTCATCATagaaaattggatctttgaatttTCAACTACCAACTATTCTTGTTTTGATGAAGGTTCTTACTAAGTTTCTAActccatattaaaaaaaaaatgagacaaacaCACTATGGGTAAATATCTTGTTGGTTGCTAAGTGCATCAAGACACTCAATAAGGAATAGGCATAAGCCACATGATGAGAGAATATAATGTATAGTCAAAGGAAATCTTAGAATATAATGTTGAGAGAAGTTCAATCAAAGACATAAGGCCATAATCACTAGAAGGACATGATGCACACCAAGAAAGCAGTACTATAGAAGAGGGAATGTTATGGAAGGTTAAGAAACCCTTATGGTCAtaaatatcattaaaataaattCTTTGCATGGAAGGATAGGACTAGATGAAGTCATGGAAAAACACATCTATGAGGTGTGTATATGTTGCACCTAGGCAAAGACAATGTGGTTTAACATGTGCACTCTAATCATTCAAATCTCAACCTCGTCTCAAAATTATTATCATTGTAGGTTTAACTAATAAAATCCTCACAACTATAAATGCATTTCACCACTTTAGGCTTCTCACCATATAACCTTACTCCCTATTAACAATGCTTTTGGAGAATGTACATCCTTAATGGCACGGGGTTGTCCCAATAACATCATCACAATTGTAAATTTATTTCACCACTTTGGGCTTCTCACCCTCTAACATTGCTCCTCATTGTCAAAGTTTTCAAAGCATGTATAACCTAATAATTCACCCTCACCTCACAATTATTATCAATATGGAGTAAACCTAATAACAATCCTCTCCCATATGGTTAAGTAGAagattttataaataattttaattagatatactattttttattttgtgtAGCAATTAGACGACATTTTCaaaatacaagaaacaatattGCAGATAGCTATACACTTAATCCATCACAAAATAGCAAACTCTGCaaaaacaaaagaaacataaaTGACAATAGAAAATATGAATCATTGGATTTCAATCTCTTCAACATAAAAATTGAAGATATAGGTCAAATTTGATAAGGCTTTAAACAAAAATACATAAAACCCAAAAACAATAACAAAATTTTGGCTTCTCCAAGAACTTATCTACAAGTGTAACTAACAATTTTCCATGTTGATCAATCAATTTTCTTTCTCCAAAAACTCCCTTGCACAACCACTTTCACAAAAGATAAACTTTCCCATATCACTAAAATACAAATGGATAATAATGCACGCACACTTTAACAATTTGAGTAAAATACATCACAGGTcggatccaaaaaatatgaaatccaCATTGACAAACATGTTATTGAGAATTATGAGATTGTAGCTACAACTAAATGAAAAGATATATTTACCTGTCAAAGTAACTATGACAATAGCCTCACCGAGAAATCAAATAATGGAATGAAGCAACTACTTCCCTAGATTTGTACATGTATTCATCATCCAAAATATATTTTGCAATGGCATTCAACTTAAGAACACTTAAACTAGGGTaataatgagaaaatgaaagaaacaataGAGCCATTTATAAGCAAAAATTATATACATTGAAAATCCTAACAAAACATAAAGGTATTGAATCCCTACAAATTAATGCAAAATATGCAATACAAATTAAAATAAGGGcaagtgcaagctaatgagtcacaaatttgtgGAAGTCTGTGCTTTGGAAAATGCACTCCTCAAAACGGGGGctcgtttatgcttcgggctcccgagatGAAAGGTGACGGGGGCCCGAAGCTAAAACAAATGGGCCCCTATTTTTAAACAAAACAagggcccatttttaaaaaacgagggcccgttttttaattgtatttttaccattttttgggcgaattttttcattttcactgTGACAATAAATTGAGAAGAGGAGATCGAAAACGGGCCCCCATGCtgtggattccatttcaagcctccaccactatcccaggtacacattcaatcatctattttcatatttcataattttcttgtatatgtttcctgttttttgtgtattatttagttttttttggtattattttagtgtttttttaaagtagcctataaataaattagtttttatatttgtgaattgttgattttgatctaaaatattcttcaacagttaaccctaaaccctaatcaataaatttacaaatcaaaaccgaacctagatagttaacaaaacaaaatatcaaattagatatctcagaaacatcaaaatgaaaatgaaaatgaaatcgaaacaaaaaaaaaaaaatgaaaacgaaatcgaaacaaaataaaaaacgaaaatgaaatcgaaacaaaaacaaaaatgaaaacgaaattgaaacaaaaacaaaaatgaaaacgaaatcgaaaaaaaaaacaaaacgaaaatgaaatcgaaacaaaaacaaaagcgaaaaggaaattgaaacaaaacctaacatatgtaccaaaattgttcttaatcctcattaggcaatacaaaagttaccactattagtataaccttaaaagtaattaacattactcttcaaattttagatatcaaagtttaggctgaggtttatgccatgtcatggcataaaggtcctattatggtcctattatgtcatgtgatggtataaaaggacatGGCATagtaggtggactattatgcaatgtc
This window harbors:
- the LOC131052128 gene encoding receptor kinase-like protein Xa21 is translated as MDLSCNNLSGTIPVAFKKMKMLQHLNLSSNSLTGEVAKGGAFATLDASEVMKNLGLCGGWINLPPCSHSNHKHPPVSKNVIIPVVVGIAILIMSLLLVVYSYRSCKHSTAPALKVWPQKISYEELANATGGFNVENLSGMGSFGSVYKGILQNGTNIAVKVLKLQDEHAQQSFSRECNALERVRHRNVIKIISACSNLDFKALILPFMSNGSLEKWLYPPEGGGCRLNLSDRIRIAMEIAQGMAYLHH
- the LOC131052127 gene encoding LRR receptor-like serine/threonine-protein kinase EFR, translating into MAHPSNYSDQQSLIAFKASLLLDPFNSLLDWSPNHTFCNWTGVTCSSTRQRVVSLNLTAMGLLGPISPFLGNLSFLRVLALRNNSLEGHIPCQLGRLFRLRVLRLSYNKLSGSIPPEFSLLSNLEAIGLGENNLTGIIPPFLGNMSSLSIINLGDNVLQGGIPAALGMLSQLNWLYLDINSLTGPIPVALSNCTHLQLLALDQNNLNGSIPWEFGRLSELQLLYLWGNQLTGEIPTSLGNWTHLQLLSLDQNQLSGTVPLESGKMQQLRWFGLWGNHLESGSSGLSILTVLTNCSGLEHLDLGSNYLTGVLPISIGRLSNSLSYLDLRSNEIGGNIPDEIGNLTNLTEVHLDANRFKGTIPSALSKLPNLERLTLDTNNLHGRIPKIFGQSKRLGLMSLTENMLSRQIPESLGKLPQLRRLYLHHNQLSGKIPASLGRCKTLEMVDLAHNKLTGNIPPDVAGLQNLQFYFNVSRNLLQGSILEMSKMIMVLAIDVSQNNFSGSIPSALAS